In Phyllostomus discolor isolate MPI-MPIP mPhyDis1 chromosome 3, mPhyDis1.pri.v3, whole genome shotgun sequence, a single genomic region encodes these proteins:
- the LOC118499771 gene encoding zinc finger protein 883-like, whose product MHTGENPYECHECGKAFSNISALTQHHRIHTGEKPYECNECEKAFSHRSCLRNHERIHMGEKPYPCHECGKAFSHISALTQHHGIHTGKKLYACIECGESFSQSTHLIEHQGIHSGEKSYQCKECQKVFCHSTSLIQHQRTHTGEKPHECNECGKAFSHTPAFIQHQRAHTGEKHYECNDCGKAFNRSAHLTQHQRTHTGEKPCVCKECGKTFS is encoded by the coding sequence ATGCATACTGGAGAGAACCCTTATGAATGTCAtgaatgtgggaaagcttttagcaACATTTCAGCCCTTACTCAACATCACAGAATTCACACTGGGGAGAAACCTTATGAGTGTAATGAATGTGAAAAAGCCTTCAGCCACAGGTCCTGCCTTAGAAATCATGAGAGAATTCATATGGGAGAAAAGCCCTATCCTTGCCATGagtgtgggaaagcttttagccATATTTCAGCCCTCACTCAACATCACGGAATTCATACTGGAAAGAAACTGTATGCATGTATTGAGTGTGGAGAAAGCTTCAGCCAGAGCACCCATCTTATTGAGCATCAGGGAATTCATTCTGGGGAGAAATCCTACCAGTGTAAGGAATGTCAGAAAGTATTTTGCCACAGCACATCATTGATTCAACATCAAAGAACTCACACAGGAGAAAAGCCCCATGAGTGCaatgaatgtggaaaagccttcagcCACACCCCAGCCTTCATTCAACACCAGAGAgctcatactggagagaaacacTATGAGTGTAACGACTGTGGAAAGGCCTTCAACAGGAGTGCACATCTTACTCAACACCAGagaactcacactggagagaaaccttgtGTCTGTAAGGAATGTGGAAAAACCTTCAGCTGA
- the LOC114513919 gene encoding zinc finger protein OZF-like isoform X3: MAEGEISSWAYPAFEIRPKVKELTPQKIISEEVVLHNMIGYSISEDGKLRGDINHRENQDKFLNQVALGNSESLTKELNHECNTWGKVFHLNTANEHIRASMHRSHLFIQPQTVTSEKHKCVQCGKAFTGKSGLTVHQRIHTGERPYKCDECGKAFTQKSQLTVHQRTHTGEKPYECSECGKAFIQKSNFIIHQRIHTGEKPYECSECGKAFIKKSALSVHQRSHTGEKPYECNECGKTFIKKSTLSVHQRAHTGEKPYECNECGKAFIWRSQLVVHQRIHTGEKPHGCSECGKAFNRKSELRLHHRTHTGEKPFECNECKKAFIQKSDLIIHQRTHTGDKRYQCNECGKAFLRRSQFIEHQRIHTGEKPYECSDCRKAFIQKSQLIVHQRIHTGTKPYECSECGKAFSKKSHLTVHYRIHTGEKPYECSECRKAFSKKSTLTVHQRIHIEQTPFQLNEKTLIQ; this comes from the coding sequence CATGATAGGATACTCAATTTCTGAAGACGGGAAACTGAGAGGTGATATAAATCACCGGGAAAACCAAGACAAGTTTTTGAACCAAGTTGCATTAGGTAATAGTGAGTCACTGACTAAGGAGCTAAACCATGAATGTAATACATGGGGGAAAGTGTTTCATCTGAACACAGCTAATGAGCACATCAGAGCCTCCATGCACAGGTCACACCTCTTTATACAACCACAAACTGTAACCagtgagaaacataaatgtgttcAGTGTGGAAAAGCCTTCACTGGAAAGTCAGGACTCACTGTTCATCAAAGAATTCATACTGGGGAGAGACCATACAAATGCGatgaatgtggaaaagcctttacTCAGAAGTCACAACTCACTGTACATCAGAGAACtcatacaggagagaaaccctatgagtgtagtgaatgtgggaaagcaTTCATCCAAAAGTCAAACTTCATTATTCATCAGAGGATTCACACaggggagaaaccctatgaatgcagtgaatgtgggaaagcttTCATCAAAAAGTCAGCACTTAGTGTACATCAAAGATCTCATACtggggagaaaccctatgaatgcaatgaatgtgggaaaactTTTATCAAAAAGTCAACACTCAGTGTACATCAAAGAGCTCATACTGGGGAAAAACCCTATGAatgcaatgaatgtgggaaagcGTTCATTTGGCGGTCACAGCTCGTTGTACATCAGAGGATTCATACGGGGGAGAAACCCCATGGGTGTAGTGAGTGTGGAAAAGCCTTCAACAGGAAGTCAGAACTAAGATTACATCACAGAACTCATACTGGGGAGAAACCCTTTGAATGTAATGAATGTAAAAAAGCCTTCATTCAAAAGTCAGATCTCATTATCCATCAGAGAACTCACACCGGGGACAAAAGATATCAatgcaatgaatgtgggaaagccttcctCCGGCGTTCTCAGTTCATTGAACATCAGAGGATTCATACTGGGGAAAAACCCTATGAATGCAGTGACTGCAGAAAAGCTTTTATCCAGAAATCACAACTCATTGTGCATCAGAGAATCCATACTGGGACTAAGCCATATGAATGCAGCGAGTGTGGAAAAGCCTTCAGCAAGAAGTCACATCTCACTGTGCATTACAGAATACATACTGGAGAAAAACCCTATGAATGCAGTGAATGTAGAAAAGCTTTCAGCAAGAAATCGACTCTCACAGTTCATCAAAGAATTCACATTGAACAGACACCCTTTCAATTGAATGAGAAAACTTTAATTCAGTGA